In Saccharolobus solfataricus, a genomic segment contains:
- a CDS encoding 2-oxoacid:ferredoxin oxidoreductase subunit alpha, which produces MRISWMIGGAQGSGVDTSANIFGNAVAASGYYIYGNREYYSNIKGRHSYFNLTISDKPPRSIAQQIEILTSFDAETIFQHFNEVKDVLIYSTEVENTKAEQVQSMEPEITEHVVKFLKEKGYGTTVKDVINYLKKEKGVKVIPIDYMEILKKVADQAKVQLSVADRARNTIAIAASYKLLGLKEQYLINSITRTFRQEVFAKINTIAAQLAMQQIQPMYNLPELPNNEEKINLDGNTAAAIGKIYGGLRFQSYYPITPASDESVFIEAHQTVFTVDPKTGEKRKSTIVVVQAEDELAAINMASGAALTGVRAATATSGPGFSLMVEGMGWAGMNEVPVVITYYIRGGPSTGQPTRTSQADLMFALNAGHGEFPRIVIASGDHVEAFHDGTWALNLAQKYQTPVIHLVDKALANSYSIIPKKTLGMENIRIEKGKIVINTNTPELKRFEITEDGISPFAPLGTARVHYTGDEHDEYGFIAEASENREKMYEKRIKKLMTADKEIPEESRVNVYGNTDSKVAIITWGSPKGAILDAMEELENEGIKPMLIQIRMFSPFPKNLMRKLLNGKEFIIDVESNYFGQAGEVLKLNTGIEPTHYILKWNGRPMMRDEVKEGIKAVVQKGERRVVLHGGA; this is translated from the coding sequence ATGCGAATAAGCTGGATGATAGGTGGAGCCCAAGGTTCTGGTGTCGATACTTCCGCTAACATATTTGGCAATGCCGTGGCCGCTAGCGGTTATTACATATATGGAAATAGAGAGTATTATTCCAATATAAAGGGGAGACATTCTTATTTTAATCTAACTATTAGCGATAAACCACCAAGAAGCATAGCCCAACAAATCGAGATATTAACTAGCTTTGATGCGGAAACTATATTTCAACACTTCAATGAAGTAAAAGACGTATTAATATATAGTACGGAAGTTGAGAATACCAAGGCTGAACAAGTCCAGAGCATGGAACCGGAAATCACTGAACACGTAGTTAAATTCTTGAAGGAAAAAGGTTATGGGACTACAGTAAAGGACGTAATAAATTATTTGAAGAAAGAGAAAGGAGTTAAAGTAATACCAATCGATTACATGGAGATTTTAAAGAAGGTTGCAGACCAGGCTAAAGTACAGTTAAGTGTAGCTGATAGGGCAAGGAATACCATAGCTATAGCAGCCTCTTACAAATTACTAGGATTAAAGGAACAATATCTGATAAACTCTATTACCAGAACATTTAGACAAGAAGTTTTCGCTAAGATAAATACCATAGCTGCACAGTTAGCAATGCAACAAATTCAACCGATGTATAATTTACCAGAATTACCCAACAACGAAGAGAAAATCAATCTAGATGGTAATACTGCAGCGGCAATAGGCAAGATTTATGGTGGATTAAGGTTCCAGTCGTACTATCCAATAACTCCAGCAAGCGATGAAAGTGTCTTCATAGAGGCACATCAAACTGTATTTACTGTAGATCCTAAAACTGGAGAGAAGAGAAAATCTACAATTGTAGTTGTTCAAGCAGAGGATGAGTTAGCGGCAATAAATATGGCTTCTGGTGCCGCCTTAACTGGGGTGAGAGCAGCTACAGCTACATCTGGCCCAGGTTTCTCCTTAATGGTTGAGGGAATGGGATGGGCTGGAATGAATGAGGTACCTGTTGTAATTACCTACTATATCAGAGGAGGACCCTCAACTGGCCAGCCAACTAGAACGTCTCAAGCCGATCTAATGTTCGCTCTAAATGCAGGACATGGTGAATTCCCCAGAATAGTTATAGCCTCAGGTGATCACGTTGAGGCTTTTCACGATGGTACTTGGGCACTTAACCTAGCTCAAAAATATCAAACCCCAGTAATACATTTGGTAGATAAGGCACTAGCTAACTCCTATTCAATTATTCCTAAGAAAACGTTAGGAATGGAGAATATAAGGATAGAAAAAGGTAAGATTGTAATTAATACAAATACGCCAGAATTGAAGAGATTTGAGATAACTGAAGATGGTATATCCCCATTTGCTCCATTGGGCACAGCTAGGGTTCATTATACTGGAGACGAGCACGATGAGTATGGTTTCATAGCAGAAGCTAGTGAGAATAGGGAGAAAATGTATGAAAAGAGGATAAAGAAGTTAATGACGGCAGACAAGGAAATACCCGAGGAAAGTAGGGTCAACGTTTACGGAAATACTGATTCAAAAGTTGCCATAATAACATGGGGATCTCCTAAGGGAGCCATATTGGATGCAATGGAAGAGTTAGAGAATGAAGGAATTAAGCCGATGTTAATTCAGATACGAATGTTTAGCCCATTCCCCAAGAATCTAATGAGGAAGCTGTTAAATGGGAAAGAATTTATAATTGATGTAGAGAGTAATTACTTTGGGCAAGCTGGAGAAGTGTTAAAATTGAATACCGGAATTGAGCCTACACATTACATACTAAAGTGGAACGGTAGACCAATGATGAGAGATGAAGTAAAGGAAGGTATAAAGGCAGTTGTTCAAAAAGGAGAAAGGAGGGTGGTTTTACATGGCGGGGCTTAA
- a CDS encoding 2-oxoacid:ferredoxin oxidoreductase subunit beta, translated as MAGLKVEWNDWCPGCGNFGILSAEQQAIQELGLDPKKVVLVSGIGCSGKIPHFIRLPASGVHTLHGRALTFAIGIKLANPSLEVIVNGGDGDQLGIGVGHFVSAGRRNVDLTVIVHNNGVYGLTKGQASPTLKLGVKTKSLPKPNINSDINPIALAISSGYTFVARGYAYDVKHLKEIIKKAIKHKGLAMIDVLQPCPTYNDIHTKEYYDKRVYKLDEDPSWDPIVKKPEEMDDKMSKAILKSMEWGDRIPIGIFYQNELVSTYEQRIAERSPSYLDNPPAHDVIEFEGKPTTDVEDILKERRVT; from the coding sequence ATGGCGGGGCTTAAGGTAGAGTGGAACGATTGGTGCCCTGGTTGTGGCAACTTCGGAATATTAAGTGCTGAGCAACAAGCAATTCAAGAACTTGGTTTAGATCCAAAGAAGGTAGTGCTGGTTAGTGGTATAGGTTGCTCTGGGAAAATCCCTCACTTTATTAGGTTACCAGCTAGTGGAGTGCATACATTGCACGGCAGAGCATTAACTTTCGCCATTGGAATAAAACTTGCTAATCCCTCTTTAGAGGTTATTGTGAATGGTGGGGATGGAGATCAATTAGGTATTGGTGTTGGACATTTCGTAAGTGCTGGAAGGAGGAATGTAGATTTAACTGTAATAGTTCATAATAATGGTGTTTATGGATTAACTAAGGGTCAAGCTTCACCTACGTTAAAATTAGGTGTTAAGACTAAGAGTTTACCAAAACCCAATATTAATTCAGATATTAATCCGATAGCTCTTGCAATTAGTTCTGGATACACTTTCGTAGCTAGGGGTTATGCTTATGACGTGAAACATTTGAAGGAGATAATAAAGAAGGCTATTAAGCATAAGGGACTAGCAATGATTGATGTATTACAACCTTGTCCAACTTATAACGATATTCACACCAAAGAGTATTATGATAAGAGGGTTTACAAGTTAGATGAAGATCCAAGTTGGGATCCTATAGTTAAGAAGCCAGAGGAAATGGATGATAAGATGAGTAAGGCTATACTGAAGAGTATGGAATGGGGAGATAGAATACCAATTGGCATATTCTATCAAAATGAATTAGTATCAACTTACGAGCAAAGAATTGCTGAAAGATCCCCATCATATTTGGATAACCCACCGGCTCATGATGTAATAGAATTCGAAGGGAAACCAACTACTGATGTTGAAGATATTTTGAAGGAAAGAAGAGTAACATAA